One genomic window of Eggerthella timonensis includes the following:
- a CDS encoding FAD-dependent oxidoreductase produces the protein MDKAHASTQNDRHQHHLSRRGFFKAAATATVATAAGGALAACSPTAPAAESNASDKAKAAFEAAAAPIEPVEAPASWDVEADVIVVGSGGGGMTGSVRLADAGMSVIMLEKNEKTGGTTSYGGMFVNLGGHRMANEVEWAYPTYPYDPNAVVTYINDLQQMTVDPELLYAMAVEGPQCIDWMADAMDVPWAPSSKGPSGMKSLYWDGQITAKNSIEINHYPFEIMTETAKAHGVDIRTSTEALALVMDDGTVVGIKAKTPDGEKFFHGKKAVLLTAGGFEMNRAMLAKYTPTCLRGIVNVATPPYNDGACIRMGLGAGADLSGYDSVACFDGSVEWEPYDEFATTMNAHVNKDGNQAVRQPWLLINRTGQRVPFLSTAGSSYPFLNTDPNTLVTALTDQGAVEMSQPGGRTYVCFDSKFEQLVGDNFFKQSVCRVGKVIPDDDPLIDRVPEWQRDWRNAFQIMVDAGAVKECDTIEELEQELGLREGVLVKAVEDWNKACAAGEDSVPTYKYDPEWLIPIGDPPFYGAKIGGNLFATKCGLRINPKMQVIDTEGAVIEGLYAGWHTAGGSNGENNIAGKPFNGLYGDVGLSFVGGYMAAGAIIEAQA, from the coding sequence ATGGACAAAGCGCACGCATCCACCCAAAACGACCGACACCAGCACCACCTCAGCAGACGCGGCTTCTTCAAGGCGGCCGCCACGGCAACCGTCGCCACGGCGGCGGGCGGGGCGCTCGCAGCGTGCTCGCCGACGGCGCCCGCCGCGGAAAGCAATGCGAGCGACAAAGCGAAAGCCGCGTTCGAGGCGGCCGCGGCTCCCATCGAACCCGTCGAGGCGCCTGCGTCGTGGGATGTCGAAGCCGACGTCATCGTCGTGGGGTCGGGCGGCGGCGGCATGACCGGCTCGGTGCGCCTCGCCGACGCGGGCATGAGCGTCATCATGCTGGAGAAGAACGAGAAGACGGGCGGCACCACGTCGTACGGCGGCATGTTCGTGAACCTCGGCGGCCACCGCATGGCGAACGAGGTCGAGTGGGCCTATCCCACCTACCCGTACGACCCGAACGCCGTGGTCACCTACATCAACGACCTGCAGCAGATGACCGTCGATCCCGAGCTGCTGTACGCCATGGCCGTGGAAGGGCCGCAGTGCATCGACTGGATGGCCGACGCGATGGACGTGCCCTGGGCCCCGTCGAGCAAAGGCCCGTCTGGCATGAAGAGCCTGTACTGGGACGGCCAGATCACCGCGAAGAACTCCATCGAGATCAACCACTACCCCTTCGAGATCATGACCGAAACGGCTAAAGCCCACGGCGTGGACATCCGTACGAGCACCGAAGCCCTCGCGCTCGTGATGGACGACGGCACCGTGGTGGGCATCAAGGCCAAGACGCCCGACGGAGAGAAGTTCTTCCACGGCAAAAAAGCCGTGCTGCTCACCGCCGGCGGCTTCGAGATGAACCGCGCGATGCTGGCCAAGTACACGCCCACCTGCCTACGCGGCATCGTCAACGTGGCCACGCCTCCCTACAACGATGGCGCGTGCATCCGCATGGGCCTCGGCGCGGGCGCCGACCTGTCGGGTTACGACTCGGTGGCCTGCTTCGACGGCAGCGTGGAGTGGGAGCCCTACGACGAGTTCGCCACGACCATGAACGCACACGTCAACAAGGACGGCAACCAGGCGGTGCGCCAACCGTGGCTGCTCATCAACCGCACGGGGCAGCGCGTGCCGTTCCTCAGCACGGCCGGCTCGTCCTACCCGTTCCTCAACACCGATCCCAACACCCTGGTAACCGCGCTCACCGACCAAGGCGCCGTGGAGATGAGCCAGCCGGGCGGGCGCACGTACGTGTGCTTCGACTCGAAGTTCGAGCAGCTCGTCGGCGACAACTTCTTCAAGCAGTCCGTGTGCCGCGTAGGCAAGGTCATCCCCGACGACGACCCGCTCATCGACCGCGTTCCCGAATGGCAGCGCGACTGGCGCAATGCGTTCCAGATCATGGTGGACGCGGGCGCCGTCAAGGAATGCGACACCATCGAAGAGCTGGAGCAGGAGCTCGGGTTGCGCGAGGGCGTGCTCGTGAAAGCCGTCGAAGACTGGAACAAGGCGTGCGCGGCCGGCGAAGACAGCGTTCCCACGTACAAGTACGATCCCGAGTGGCTCATCCCCATCGGCGACCCGCCGTTCTACGGCGCGAAGATCGGCGGCAACCTGTTCGCCACGAAGTGCGGCCTGCGCATCAACCCGAAGATGCAGGTCATCGACACGGAAGGTGCCGTCATCGAAGGGCTGTACGCCGGATGGCACACCGCCGGCGGATCGAACGGCGAGAACAACATCGCCGGCAAGCCGTTCAACGGCCTGTACGGCGACGTGGGCCTCTCGTTCGTCGGCGGCTACATGGCTGCCGGCGCCATCATCGAAGCCCAGGCCTAA
- a CDS encoding LysR family transcriptional regulator, whose protein sequence is MDTAYLHEYVTFSHSLNYAQAASELFVSQPALRAHIHALEEEVGAPLTVKRQGALELSPTGKLFLKKARAIVKLTEESVEECRAFSAASSSLVVGTLDYPPFEEVLLRALAVFRRESPERHVEILFASGTYANVESVVGGKVDVSIFAHVRPRCDAAPGPIDVDERIASFFLATGECCFWMNRSCPLFDKERIVASDLEGYTLLLGNSSNLLSAGRTVADYFSAAGVRIEPDNQPCGNYLDLYLSGVGETFGIALAGSRSGLRTSPDIRIFSVEDFAIPCDLHVLYDERRLDSCGREFLGELRALAAEGVG, encoded by the coding sequence TTGGACACTGCATACCTGCACGAATACGTGACGTTCTCGCACTCGCTCAACTACGCGCAAGCCGCTTCCGAGCTGTTCGTGTCGCAGCCGGCGCTGCGCGCTCACATCCATGCGCTCGAAGAAGAGGTAGGCGCCCCGCTCACGGTGAAGCGCCAGGGCGCTCTCGAGCTCTCGCCTACGGGCAAGCTGTTCCTGAAGAAGGCGCGCGCCATCGTGAAGCTCACGGAGGAGAGCGTCGAGGAGTGCCGGGCGTTCTCGGCCGCCTCGTCGTCGCTCGTCGTGGGCACCCTCGATTACCCGCCGTTCGAAGAGGTGCTGTTGCGCGCGCTCGCCGTGTTTCGGCGAGAGTCCCCCGAGCGGCACGTCGAGATACTGTTCGCTTCGGGAACGTATGCGAACGTGGAATCGGTGGTCGGCGGCAAGGTCGACGTTTCGATATTCGCGCACGTCAGACCGCGCTGCGACGCTGCTCCCGGGCCGATCGACGTTGACGAGCGCATCGCCTCGTTTTTCCTGGCCACCGGCGAATGCTGCTTTTGGATGAACCGCTCGTGCCCCCTGTTCGACAAAGAGCGCATCGTCGCCAGCGATTTGGAGGGGTACACGCTGCTGCTGGGCAACTCCAGCAATCTGCTGTCCGCTGGCAGAACGGTTGCCGACTACTTCTCCGCCGCGGGGGTGCGCATAGAGCCGGACAACCAGCCTTGCGGCAACTACCTCGATCTGTACCTTTCAGGCGTGGGCGAAACGTTCGGCATCGCGCTGGCAGGGTCGCGCTCGGGCTTGCGGACGAGTCCTGACATCAGGATATTCTCGGTCGAGGACTTCGCCATCCCATGCGACTTGCATGTGTTGTACGACGAGCGACGCCTCGACTCGTGCGGCCGCGAATTTTTGGGCGAGCTGCGCGCGCTTGCCGCGGAAGGCGTCGGCTGA
- a CDS encoding cation:proton antiporter codes for MELLELSLLMLAAVLLSSVIDQLVPKVSSPLIQIGLGLVIALVMGTQINIDFDPNLFLVLFIAPLLYDEAKHIDKKALWENKRPVLSLAVGLVIASALIVGFAVNWLIPSVSLAAAFALGAALGPTDAVSVASLSKQVKIPARSRNILESESIINDASGIVSFQFAIAAAVTSTFSLVGATANFFFAFVGGMLVGVGLGYLGNFIVRRVRSWGLENSTFHVLFEVFVPFIVYLVANGLGTSGIIAVVAAGLLNVVSPRTVGPAVSRMNIVSTSVWRVLSFALNGIVFVLLGTQLPRAMQRTWANVTIDNDVLIGYILGITLLMLAVRFAWVLAMERIHRQRTGRMTMDELRSTAIMTLAGPKGTITLAVAFTIPFAIPQRELLLFLACGVIVVTMLLATFAVPLIAPKKESVDEDRFDEEQATIEILRSVIEELAARQTDENRAATQTVIHAYNERIARLKDKTDLSGDSITPLRLRANRWERGFVLDLLEREEIDQLVGYRYVKRLSRTENLLKHHADRVSLQIAYLRVRTLAHAGWHRLVEALPGDDLAERAQAERDLRLRSNEHVIEKLQAELASSTSDEPTEHVSALLLEYQRLVQTTHAANPSITALTTTADKAVELQLQGLRLELEAIQSSYEDGTLPRASYKRLRENVALMQIDLEDNV; via the coding sequence GTGGAACTTCTTGAGCTCTCTTTGCTGATGCTTGCCGCCGTGCTGCTGTCATCCGTGATCGACCAGCTGGTTCCCAAAGTGTCGTCACCGCTCATACAGATTGGCTTGGGCCTGGTCATTGCCTTGGTGATGGGCACCCAGATCAACATCGACTTCGACCCGAACCTGTTCTTGGTGCTGTTTATAGCACCGCTCTTGTACGACGAGGCCAAGCACATCGACAAGAAAGCGCTTTGGGAGAACAAGCGACCGGTGCTGTCGCTGGCCGTCGGCCTGGTCATCGCCTCGGCGCTCATCGTCGGCTTCGCCGTGAACTGGCTGATCCCGTCCGTCTCGCTGGCCGCCGCGTTCGCATTGGGCGCCGCGCTCGGACCCACCGATGCCGTGTCGGTGGCCTCGCTGTCCAAGCAGGTGAAGATCCCCGCGCGCTCCCGCAACATCCTCGAAAGCGAGTCCATCATCAACGACGCCTCGGGCATCGTGTCGTTCCAATTCGCCATCGCCGCTGCGGTCACCAGCACGTTCTCGCTCGTCGGCGCCACCGCGAACTTCTTCTTCGCCTTCGTGGGCGGCATGCTCGTGGGTGTAGGACTGGGCTACCTGGGCAATTTCATCGTGCGCCGCGTGCGCTCATGGGGGCTTGAGAACTCCACGTTCCACGTGCTGTTCGAGGTGTTCGTTCCGTTCATCGTCTACCTCGTAGCCAACGGTCTGGGCACGAGCGGCATCATCGCCGTCGTGGCCGCCGGCCTTCTCAACGTCGTGTCGCCGCGGACCGTCGGGCCCGCCGTCTCGCGCATGAACATCGTTTCGACCAGCGTGTGGCGCGTGCTGTCGTTCGCGCTCAACGGCATCGTGTTCGTGCTCCTCGGCACGCAGCTGCCGCGAGCCATGCAACGCACGTGGGCGAACGTTACCATCGACAACGACGTCCTCATCGGCTACATATTGGGAATCACGCTGCTGATGCTGGCCGTCAGGTTCGCATGGGTGCTGGCCATGGAACGCATCCACCGGCAGCGCACCGGACGCATGACGATGGACGAGCTTCGCTCCACCGCTATCATGACGCTCGCCGGGCCGAAAGGAACCATCACGCTGGCCGTCGCGTTCACTATCCCCTTCGCCATTCCCCAACGCGAGCTGCTGCTGTTCCTGGCGTGCGGCGTCATCGTGGTCACCATGCTGCTGGCAACGTTCGCGGTGCCGCTTATCGCTCCGAAGAAGGAATCCGTCGACGAAGATCGCTTCGACGAGGAGCAGGCCACCATCGAGATCCTCCGGTCGGTCATCGAGGAGCTGGCCGCCCGTCAAACCGACGAAAATCGCGCAGCCACGCAAACGGTCATCCACGCTTACAACGAGCGCATCGCCCGCCTGAAGGACAAGACCGACCTGTCGGGCGACTCGATCACGCCGCTGCGCCTCCGCGCGAACCGTTGGGAGCGCGGCTTCGTGCTCGACCTGCTGGAACGCGAGGAGATCGACCAGCTGGTGGGGTATCGTTACGTAAAGCGTCTCTCGCGCACCGAGAACCTGCTCAAGCACCACGCCGACCGCGTGTCGCTGCAGATAGCCTACCTGCGCGTGCGCACGCTGGCGCATGCGGGATGGCACCGTCTCGTCGAAGCGCTGCCCGGCGACGATCTCGCCGAGCGCGCGCAGGCCGAGCGCGACCTCCGTCTCCGCAGCAACGAGCATGTCATCGAGAAACTGCAGGCCGAGCTGGCCTCGTCCACATCGGACGAACCGACCGAGCACGTAAGCGCGCTGCTGCTGGAATACCAACGCCTCGTGCAGACCACGCACGCAGCAAATCCTTCCATCACCGCGCTCACCACCACGGCGGACAAGGCCGTGGAGCTCCAGCTCCAAGGCCTGCGGTTGGAGCTGGAAGCCATCCAGTCGAGCTACGAGGACGGAACGCTGCCCCGCGCCTCGTACAAGCGGCTGCGCGAGAACGTGGCGCTCATGCAGATCGACCTCGAAGACAACGTGTAG
- a CDS encoding DUF1648 domain-containing protein, producing MEGFDLTAIMLVTSLLVPIIGAFMAATPYLMRRGEVFAVTVPTSERNDPYVKALKRRYAVIVGAATAAFTLAGFACAAAGNVDGVMGVLIVGSLALTAGGYGLMLAYRAKMTAYKNEHGWEADAQESVAVVGEQPVPHAVSVKWNLLYLPVMLITFAVGAIGYAHMPDQIPMHMDFDGTVNRYAEKTPIILWMPVLIQGFMGLCFAFSHWTIAHSKKWAEPGAPATSALAYGLFARAQSIYLVVGGLVIAVAMIAMPLSFMNLINLGQAGVLVMIAALVLCIGGMAVSVVYGQAGSRVFKRMQTSDRLLVDDDRYWKFGVFYFNPDDASLFLPERFGVGWTLNFARPAVWAIVIGGIVLTAAFVVAVMVLF from the coding sequence GTGGAGGGATTCGATCTGACGGCCATCATGCTGGTCACGTCGTTGCTCGTGCCGATTATCGGCGCGTTCATGGCCGCGACCCCCTATCTCATGCGGCGCGGCGAGGTGTTCGCGGTCACCGTTCCCACGTCCGAGCGGAACGACCCGTACGTCAAAGCGCTCAAGCGCCGCTACGCGGTCATCGTCGGCGCGGCTACGGCTGCGTTCACCCTGGCGGGGTTCGCCTGCGCGGCTGCGGGCAACGTGGACGGCGTGATGGGCGTGCTGATCGTCGGGTCGCTCGCGCTGACCGCAGGCGGTTACGGGCTCATGCTGGCGTACCGGGCGAAGATGACCGCGTACAAGAACGAGCACGGCTGGGAGGCCGATGCGCAGGAGTCCGTCGCGGTGGTGGGCGAGCAGCCCGTGCCGCACGCTGTCTCGGTGAAGTGGAACCTGCTGTACCTGCCCGTCATGCTAATCACATTCGCGGTGGGCGCGATCGGCTACGCGCACATGCCCGACCAGATTCCCATGCACATGGACTTCGACGGCACGGTGAACCGCTACGCCGAGAAGACCCCGATCATCCTGTGGATGCCCGTGCTCATCCAAGGCTTCATGGGCCTATGCTTCGCATTCTCCCACTGGACCATCGCCCATTCGAAGAAGTGGGCCGAGCCTGGCGCGCCAGCCACATCGGCGCTCGCATACGGCCTGTTCGCCCGCGCGCAGAGCATCTATCTCGTGGTGGGCGGTCTCGTGATAGCGGTGGCGATGATCGCCATGCCGCTGTCGTTCATGAACCTGATCAACTTGGGGCAGGCGGGCGTGCTCGTGATGATCGCCGCGCTCGTGCTGTGCATCGGCGGCATGGCGGTGAGCGTCGTGTACGGCCAGGCCGGTTCGCGCGTGTTCAAGCGCATGCAGACGTCCGACCGACTGCTCGTGGACGACGATCGGTACTGGAAGTTCGGCGTGTTCTACTTCAACCCCGACGACGCCAGCCTGTTCCTGCCCGAGCGGTTCGGCGTGGGCTGGACGCTCAACTTCGCGCGTCCGGCCGTGTGGGCCATCGTCATCGGCGGCATCGTGCTGACCGCAGCGTTCGTCGTGGCGGTGATGGTGCTGTTCTAG
- a CDS encoding GntR family transcriptional regulator, with protein MVIRIDQKSEEPLYLQLRGQIIAAIARGELEPGAALPSVRALASDLGINLHTVNKAYAVLRDEGYVLMRGRSGAYIADPCEDDRADRAQIELAKMEDGLFELALAHRARGGSWGEFLECAQRQAARAYGAGARSDATDAGASDDARASGADRTVSCEPVLGGGAW; from the coding sequence ATGGTCATCCGCATAGATCAGAAGTCGGAAGAGCCGCTGTACCTGCAATTGCGCGGTCAGATCATCGCGGCCATCGCGCGCGGCGAGCTGGAGCCCGGCGCGGCGCTGCCCTCCGTGCGCGCCCTGGCCAGCGACCTGGGGATCAACCTGCACACGGTGAACAAGGCGTACGCCGTGCTGCGCGACGAGGGGTACGTGCTCATGCGCGGTCGCTCGGGAGCGTACATCGCCGACCCGTGCGAGGACGACCGGGCCGATCGTGCGCAGATCGAGCTGGCGAAGATGGAGGACGGCCTGTTCGAGCTTGCGCTGGCGCATCGCGCGCGGGGCGGCAGCTGGGGCGAGTTTTTGGAGTGCGCGCAACGCCAGGCTGCGCGCGCCTACGGGGCGGGCGCGCGCTCGGATGCGACGGACGCCGGCGCGTCCGACGATGCACGCGCGTCCGGCGCCGACCGCACGGTGTCGTGCGAGCCGGTGCTCGGGGGAGGTGCGTGGTAG
- a CDS encoding DUF1648 domain-containing protein gives MGDYSEKTTRRAGKVLEGRAGLVVAVVLGLATLVLAALQWLLLPDQVVTHFGVTGEVNGWSPKWFPVLLSTGLGLVGSVWLGGSREKTGLLLAVIGVAVGVIDLVVNVLVF, from the coding sequence ATGGGAGACTACAGTGAGAAAACGACGCGGCGCGCCGGCAAGGTGCTGGAGGGTCGTGCGGGGCTGGTGGTGGCCGTGGTGCTTGGCCTGGCGACGCTGGTGCTGGCGGCGTTGCAGTGGCTCTTGCTGCCTGATCAGGTGGTGACGCATTTCGGCGTCACAGGCGAGGTCAACGGCTGGTCGCCGAAATGGTTTCCGGTGCTGCTGTCGACGGGGCTCGGGCTGGTCGGCTCGGTGTGGCTGGGCGGCTCGCGCGAGAAGACGGGGCTGCTGCTGGCCGTCATCGGCGTGGCGGTGGGCGTCATCGACCTCGTCGTGAACGTGCTCGTGTTCTAA
- a CDS encoding ABC transporter ATP-binding protein — MNVQGKKAAPVLSVNHVVKAFGAKRAVDNVTLDVMPGDIFGFIGHNGAGKTTLIRAIVGVTGFDEGDIRIAGQSVKSDALACKRVTAYVPDNPDIYEFLTGIQYLTYISDIFEVPVDVRERRIREHADRLNLTAALGDLVSSYSHGMRQKLVLIGALVHEPTLLVLDEPFVGLDPEASFHVKEMLRELADRGSAVFFSSHVLEVVEKLCNKVAIIKQGTLRACGPTAEVVGDESLEDVFLDMIDQNA, encoded by the coding sequence ATGAACGTGCAAGGGAAGAAGGCCGCTCCGGTGCTCTCGGTCAACCACGTGGTCAAGGCGTTCGGCGCAAAGCGCGCCGTCGACAACGTGACGCTCGATGTCATGCCGGGTGATATCTTCGGATTCATCGGCCACAACGGCGCCGGCAAAACCACGCTCATCCGCGCCATCGTAGGCGTGACGGGCTTCGACGAGGGCGACATCCGCATCGCGGGCCAGTCGGTGAAGAGCGACGCGCTCGCGTGCAAGCGCGTGACGGCCTACGTGCCCGACAACCCCGACATCTACGAGTTCCTCACGGGCATCCAGTACCTCACCTACATCTCGGACATCTTCGAGGTGCCCGTCGACGTGCGCGAGCGCCGCATCCGCGAGCATGCGGACCGGCTGAACCTCACCGCTGCGCTGGGCGATCTGGTGTCCTCGTACTCCCACGGCATGCGTCAGAAGCTCGTGCTCATCGGCGCGCTCGTGCACGAGCCGACGCTGCTCGTGCTGGACGAGCCGTTCGTCGGCCTCGATCCCGAGGCGTCCTTCCACGTGAAGGAGATGCTGCGAGAGCTGGCCGATCGCGGGTCGGCCGTGTTCTTCTCAAGCCATGTGCTGGAAGTGGTGGAGAAGCTGTGCAACAAAGTAGCCATCATCAAGCAGGGCACGTTGCGCGCGTGCGGCCCGACAGCCGAGGTCGTTGGCGACGAGAGCTTGGAAGACGTGTTCCTGGACATGATCGATCAGAACGCGTAA
- a CDS encoding CPBP family intramembrane glutamic endopeptidase: MKRIVIFLAITFGLTWAYEFGVVYPVSAGALTGIPPVAAQFVTGAAMFFPAIGVLVTRLVTREGFKNSLIKPKRFGKSAPWFAVAWFGPAALASIGAALYFLVFPQDFDPAMSTMAATVQQANAASGAELPSDAVVMMLLAQLPFAVFLGPALNIFTTFGEEWGWRGYLVPKVSTRLSIVPTLLVTGVIWGLWHAPLTIIGHNYGVGYPGWPFAGIAAMCVFCIVLGIFLTYVTVRTGSCLAAAVGHGAVNAFVSAGIMFSVTGGNPFVGPMPVGILGGSAFIVAAGFMLWDLRRREKAGTLDMPQAGLPDDVTKADLARTAN; encoded by the coding sequence ATGAAGCGCATCGTGATATTCCTGGCCATCACGTTCGGATTGACGTGGGCGTACGAGTTCGGGGTCGTCTATCCCGTCTCAGCCGGAGCCCTGACGGGCATACCGCCGGTCGCTGCGCAGTTCGTAACCGGGGCGGCCATGTTCTTCCCCGCCATCGGCGTGCTCGTCACGCGCCTCGTCACGCGCGAGGGCTTCAAGAACAGCCTGATCAAGCCGAAGCGGTTCGGGAAGTCCGCGCCCTGGTTCGCCGTAGCATGGTTCGGGCCTGCAGCGCTGGCCTCAATCGGCGCCGCGCTGTACTTCCTCGTGTTCCCGCAGGATTTCGACCCGGCCATGTCCACCATGGCGGCCACCGTGCAGCAAGCCAACGCAGCCAGCGGAGCCGAGCTGCCGAGCGACGCCGTCGTGATGATGCTGCTCGCCCAGCTGCCCTTCGCCGTGTTCCTAGGCCCCGCGCTCAACATCTTCACGACGTTCGGCGAGGAATGGGGCTGGCGCGGCTACCTCGTGCCGAAAGTGTCCACGCGCCTGAGCATCGTGCCGACGCTGCTGGTCACCGGCGTGATCTGGGGCCTGTGGCACGCGCCGCTCACCATCATCGGACACAACTACGGCGTGGGGTACCCGGGTTGGCCGTTCGCCGGCATAGCCGCCATGTGCGTGTTCTGCATCGTGTTGGGCATCTTCCTCACCTACGTCACCGTGCGCACGGGCAGCTGCCTCGCCGCGGCCGTGGGGCACGGCGCCGTCAACGCGTTCGTCAGCGCGGGCATCATGTTCTCGGTCACAGGCGGCAACCCGTTCGTGGGCCCCATGCCCGTGGGCATCCTCGGCGGCAGCGCCTTCATCGTGGCGGCCGGCTTCATGCTGTGGGACCTGCGCCGCCGCGAGAAAGCCGGCACGCTCGACATGCCGCAAGCGGGCCTGCCCGACGACGTGACGAAAGCCGACCTCGCCCGCACGGCAAACTAG
- a CDS encoding MFS transporter encodes MIASARSRLSKPPAYRWWILVANMLAYGQFFLTVQVVNAFSSTVQDQWHLATADLALLTTVTLAGYALASAAGGKLQALFGARRTVVGGIVVNVLLAALFPTVVGASYEGMMALRFLQGVAGGCIASSVVSSTTLWFPVRQRGLAEGLLMGVLGFGFALASFFAPPLLSTGMSWQFAAAVLVVAPGAIIAIVYATTVRDLGAVYPGADAVADLLPPDEATAPEERPAARPDTMAQVRKQPRFWAAIVVGFVNGWLTYGFATLLPPLLTGNLGFSGDAVASITSATFVITLIASPLGGILSDRVFGGRRWPVLLVGNAVSVVALVAVPFVPHGLVTAVLVVAYASVSLCCGTFWTLPSELVRPSIAAQSTGFITAVANIGSLLTGFALGALIDASASALPALYLCAALAAVSAISCPVIKQ; translated from the coding sequence ATGATCGCATCAGCCCGTTCCCGTCTGAGCAAGCCGCCCGCGTACCGGTGGTGGATTCTCGTTGCCAACATGCTGGCGTACGGCCAGTTCTTCCTCACCGTGCAGGTGGTGAACGCGTTCTCGTCTACCGTGCAGGACCAGTGGCACCTGGCCACGGCCGATCTGGCGCTGCTGACCACGGTGACGCTGGCGGGCTACGCGCTGGCCAGCGCGGCGGGCGGCAAGCTGCAGGCGCTGTTCGGCGCGCGGCGAACCGTGGTGGGCGGCATCGTGGTGAACGTGCTGCTGGCGGCGCTGTTCCCCACGGTGGTGGGCGCCAGCTACGAGGGTATGATGGCGCTGCGCTTCCTCCAGGGCGTCGCCGGCGGCTGCATCGCCAGCTCGGTGGTGTCGTCAACCACGCTGTGGTTCCCCGTGCGGCAGCGCGGGCTGGCGGAAGGCCTGCTCATGGGCGTGCTGGGCTTCGGCTTCGCGCTGGCGTCGTTTTTCGCGCCGCCGTTGTTGAGCACGGGGATGTCGTGGCAGTTCGCAGCTGCCGTGCTGGTGGTCGCGCCGGGCGCGATCATCGCCATCGTATATGCGACGACGGTGCGCGACCTGGGCGCGGTGTACCCCGGCGCCGATGCGGTGGCCGACCTGTTGCCGCCGGACGAGGCGACCGCACCTGAGGAAAGGCCCGCCGCTCGCCCCGACACCATGGCGCAGGTGCGCAAGCAGCCGCGGTTCTGGGCCGCCATCGTCGTGGGGTTCGTGAACGGGTGGCTGACCTACGGGTTCGCCACGCTGCTGCCCCCGCTGCTCACCGGCAACCTGGGGTTCTCGGGCGACGCCGTGGCAAGCATCACGTCGGCCACGTTCGTCATCACGCTCATCGCGTCGCCTCTGGGCGGCATCCTGTCCGATCGCGTGTTCGGCGGGCGGCGCTGGCCCGTGCTGCTCGTGGGCAACGCCGTGTCGGTGGTGGCGCTCGTGGCGGTGCCGTTCGTGCCGCATGGCCTGGTCACCGCCGTGCTGGTGGTGGCTTACGCGTCGGTGTCGCTGTGCTGCGGCACGTTCTGGACGCTGCCCAGCGAGCTGGTGCGCCCGTCGATCGCCGCGCAATCGACGGGCTTCATCACGGCGGTCGCCAACATCGGCAGCCTGCTGACGGGTTTCGCGTTGGGCGCGCTCATCGACGCGTCGGCCTCGGCGCTGCCCGCCCTCTACCTGTGCGCGGCGCTGGCAGCCGTCAGCGCCATCTCCTGCCCGGTGATCAAGCAGTAG